TTGCTGGTAGAGCTCGTTCCGCAAATGCGGATCTGCCAACAATACCAACATAAAAGAAAGGAACAGTCCCGCCATGCCGGCTATACTTGTATTGAATAAAATCCGGGGTTTTACGGGTTTTCCCGTCACATACGGGGGGGTCACATATTCAAAACTATGAAACAATGCCAGATCTATCTGCATTTCATAATATTTAAGCCGGAGGTCAGATAACTTACTTTCCATTTCTACCGGATTAAATCCGATAATCGTTTTGCCCTGCAATTGCCGCAATACTTTTTCCCGTATGGCGATTGAGCTGTCTATTGACCGTTGCAGCCCATTTAAAGCCGTCATTAAGTTTACTCTTTCAGACTCATACTTCAGGCGGACATACTCATTATTGCGCAAATGATTCATCACCGTTTCTATTGCCGTTAATCCACTATCTGGAATCTTCTCCACATAAACCAACATCCGAAATTGTACAGTTGAGCCTCTGATCTCTTCAATGATCAACGATTTTACATAAGGGGACAGGCTGCTGCCGGTTGAATCACCGGCGCCGTCCTTTCTTTGCTTCCAGTACAATCCAACCAGGTTTTTTGTTTCAAGCACATTGATCAGCGCCTTTACGTTTCCTTTGGAATCGGTATTTATTCTGTTTTTTGAGGTTTCGGGCAAGGTGACAATGGCTTCCGCCTGGTATACCTTGGGGGAAACCAACCCCACAACTAACGCCGCTGCGGAAAATAATATCGTGGTGCCGATGACGATATAACCCCTTTTAATAATCAGCTGTTTTAAATCGGCAAGGGTGGATTTTTGATCGGGTAGCATAGTCCTTCTCCTATGAAAAAGTTTTAAGTAAACCTTACCATAATTTATTCGCCTTTTTTAAACACCATTCACTGCCGCCAGCATGCCATTTTCTTTTTCCATTTTAAAACAGGCTACTTTTATAATATTACAAACCGTTTCCGCATACTGCCGCTGGCGGCACTATCAATACTGCCTGGCAGGATCAGAAGAAGAATGGCCCCAGCTATTGTTCCAAATACCACTCTATAGCGCGCCGCAGCCCGGCCTCAAAATTTGTCTTGGACCTGAACCCGAACTCCCGTTCCGCCCGGCTGGTGTCCAGCATCCGCCGGGGCTGGCCGTCGGGTTTGGTGCCGTCCCAAATTATATTCCCGTCAAATTTCATCAGCCGGGCGATCAGTTCCACCAGTTCTTTGATTGATATCTCAAAGCCGGCCCCCAGATTCACTGGATCGGACTTTTGGTATCTTTCCGCCGCCAGCAGAACGCCTTCGGCAGCATCTTCAACATACAGGAATTCCCTGGTGGCTTTTCCCGTTCCCCAAACCACTATTTCCTTACGGCCTTCGGTCTGGGCGTCGTGTATTTTTTTGATCAAGGCGGGAATGACATGAGACGACCCGGGGTCAAAATTGTCCCGGGGGCCGTACAAATTTACCGGCATTAAAAATATCGAGTTGAAATTGTACTGCTGGCGGTAGGCCTGCGATTGGACCAGCAACATCTTTTTAGCCAGGCCGTAGGGGGCGTTGGTTTCCTCGGGATAACCGTTCCAGACATCATCCTCTTTAAACGGCACCGGGGCAAACTTGGGGTAGCAGCAGATGGTTCCCAGGGCCACGAATTTTTCAATCCCGGCCTGCCGGCCTATTTCCATCAGCTGGGCCCCCATCATCAGGTTGTCATAAAAAAACTCGCCGGGCTTCTCCCGGTTGGCCCCGATCCCGCCCACCTTGGCGGCCAGATGAATGACGATGTCGGGGCGGG
This region of candidate division TA06 bacterium genomic DNA includes:
- a CDS encoding GDP-L-fucose synthase, which produces MGFWGNKRVTVTGGKGFLGSFLIQKLQSSGCRDIFVPDIKDYDLVHLDAIKRLYRDARPDIVIHLAAKVGGIGANREKPGEFFYDNLMMGAQLMEIGRQAGIEKFVALGTICCYPKFAPVPFKEDDVWNGYPEETNAPYGLAKKMLLVQSQAYRQQYNFNSIFLMPVNLYGPRDNFDPGSSHVIPALIKKIHDAQTEGRKEIVVWGTGKATREFLYVEDAAEGVLLAAERYQKSDPVNLGAGFEISIKELVELIARLMKFDGNIIWDGTKPDGQPRRMLDTSRAEREFGFRSKTNFEAGLRRAIEWYLEQ